From the Methanocaldococcus fervens AG86 genome, the window GAAAGCTCTTCAACCTCTCCAGAAACTTTTTCTTTATTTATATTTAATTTTCCATAAGGAAAACCGCCTATTATAAAGGTATCAAACTCCTTTAAATATTTAGGATTAGTTAATCTTCCTTTTTTAGTCATTAAAGCTATTTTTTTGGCGTTTATTTCATTCAACAAATCTTCTAATGTTTTTTCTTCCATTTTTATTAGAGGGTTTTTTTCACCTTTCAAAACCTTTTCCATAACTCCCAAAAATCTAAAATAGTTTCTTGGCAATCTTGTTTTTTGATTTATTTTTAAAACTTTATCATCGTATGTATGGATATAAATATTTAGCTTTTTTTCATGGTTTATTGGGCTATCCAAGATATTTAAAAGTGAGATGTGGATTATATCTGGCCTTCCCCTCATCTCTCTATCTTTTAAATACTTCATTGCCTTATAATGATAGTTGGAATCTAAAATACCATATTTATAAACTCTGGACTTTTTTATCTTATTTTTTATCTCTTCTGGAATCAATTCAAGAGCTGATTTAGCTAAAATTATATTATACATAATTTTCCTCATTTTATTTGTTTTTAGTGGCATCTAATACGGTATAGCTAATTTTTGCATTGTCAAGTTTTTTAATAACTTTCTCAGCCATTTTTCCAGTTATTAGAGCAACAACATTACATCCCCTATTGCAAGCGCTTACTATAGCTTCAGGCACGGCAAATCTTATATCTGGTTTAAATCCAAGCTTATTTGCCACTACATAGGCAACAGTTCCCATTGTTGCAATAACGTAGTTGTCTAAATCTTTAATATTATCTTTTATTAAATCAAAATCCACAACCCTTGAACCGCCAACAACTTCAGGAGGAATTTTAAAAACAACCACTCTTCCCTTAGGAACGTCAACAATCCCTTTAATTTCACATATTGCTATATCATCCCCTTTCTTTCCTCCATATAATGCCTTTGCCTTTGCCTCCCCTTTAGGTTCTTTTGATGCATATAATAGAGCATTTTTCATAAATAAATATACTGTATCCCCATCTTCGATATCGTCATCAGCAATAGCGGGCCATATGTCTTTATATCTATAAACTGCCGAATTTATCTCATCTAAGTAATCTTTAAACTCTGATATCCAGTTCTTTAATTTCCTAAGTCCTTTTTCAGTAACTACATACTCCCCTCTACCCCTCGATTTAACATAACCTTCTTTAACTAAATTTCTTATATGTTCTGAAACTGCCTGCACTGTTATTCCTAAATTTTCAGCTATTTCTTTCTGTTTTATATGAGGTTGTTTTCTTATAATTTCAGATAAAACCTGAAATTCAGTTATATTCCTTTTTTTCATCATCATCCCTCAAAAAGTTTTAATTATCTAAGCAACAAATATATTTTTAAAAGTATTTAAATGTTAAAGATAACTTTAATTAGGTGATACTATGGACATACTGATAGTTAATGATGATGGCATTTACTCCTCATCATTGATAGCATTGTATAAAGCTTTAAAAGAGAAGTTTGAAGATGCAAATATAACAATAGTTGCTCCAACAAATCAACAAAGTGGGATTGGAAGGGCTATAAGCTTATTTGAGCCTTTGAGGATGACAAAAGTTAGATTGGCAGAGAATATTTTTGGTTATGCAGTTTCTGGAACTCCTACTGATTGTGTAATTTTAGGGATTTATCAAATACTAAAAAAAGTCCCTGATTTGGTTATTTCTGGAATAAACATTGGGGAAAATTTAGGAACTGAAATAATGACTTCTGGAACTTTAGGAGCGGCGTTTGAAGCAGCTCATCATGGAGCTAAATCTATAGCCTCTTCTCTGCAGATGACTTCAGACCACTTAAAATTTAGAGAGTTAGACATACCAATAAACTTTGAAATTCCTGCCAAAATAACTGCAAGAATTGCTGAAAAATATTTAAAATACGATATGCCGTGTGATGTTTTAAACATAAACATCCCAGAAAACGCTACTTTAGAAACTCCTATAGAGATAACAAGATTAGCTAGAAAGATGTATACAACCCATGTTGAGGAGAGGGTAGACCCAAGAGGAAGAAGCTATTACTGGATTGACGGTTATCCAATATTTGAGGAGAAAGAAGATACAGATGTCTATGTTTTGAGGAAGAAGGGGCATATCTCCATAACTCCATTAACTTTAGATACAACTATTAAAAATTTGGATGAGTTTAAAGAAAAATATGGGAAAATACTTTGCGAAAAATAAATGAAAAGCAAAGTATTCTCAATTTACATATCCTTATCATTCAATATTAATTAACTTTAAATACTACAATTACAAAGAAATATAAGGTTTTGAACAGTAAAAAAGGTGATTTTAATTGACCTGCACCATTATTGTTGGAGGACAATGGGGAGATGAAGGAAAAGGAAAGATAATAAGCTACATTTGCGATAAAGATAAGCCGTCAATTATTGCGAGAGGAGGAGTAGGGCCGAATGCAGGGCATACTGTAAACATAGGCGGAAAAAGTTACGGAATCAGAATGGTGCCTACTGGATTCCCATACAAAGAGGCAAAATTGGCTATAGGGGCAGGTGTTTTAGTTGATCCAGAGATTTTGTTGAAAGAGATTGAAATGCTTAAAGATTTTAATGTTGGAGAGAGGCTGATTGTAGATTACAGATGTGGAATTATTGAAGAAAAACACAAAATTATGGATAGAAAGGATGAACACTTAGCTAAAGAGATTGGAACTACTGGAAGTGGTTGCGGTCCTGCAAACGTTGATAGAGTTTTAAGAATTTTGAAACAGGCAAAGGACATTGAAGCTTTAAAAGACTTTTTAGGAGATGTTTCTGAAGAGGTTAATAACGCTTTAGATAAAGGAGATAATGTCTTAATTGAAGGAACGCAGGGAACTTTATTATCCCTATACTATGGGACATATCCTTATGTAACCTCTAAGGACACAACCGCTTCATCATTTGCCGCTGATGTAGGTATTGGCCCTACAAGGGTTGATGAAGTTATAGTTGTATTTAAAAGCTATCCTACAAGAGTAGGAGCTGGGCCATTCCCTACTGAAATACCATTAGAAGAGGCAGAGAAATTAGGAATTGTAGAATATGGAACAGTTACTGGAAGGAGGAGGAGGGTAGGATACTTTGACTTTGAATTGGCAAGAAAAGCTTGCAGACTAAATGGAGCTACCCAGATTGCATTAACTGGATTGGATAAGTATGATAAAGAATGTTACGGAGTAACTGAGTATGACAAATTAAGTGAGAAGGCTAAAGAATTTATAAGCAAAGTTGAAGAAGCTACTGGCGTTCCTGTGACCATAGTCTCAACAGGTCCAGAAATGCATCAAACAATTGACTTAAGAAGCGAAAAATTATAGCTTTTTTATTTTTAATTATAATATTATAGACTTTCTTTAACCACTTTAGCTATTACTCTACTCAGTATCGGAGGAACACTCTCCCCAATTTGGTTATATTGCACTTCTCTTCCACCAAAAAATACGAAATCGTCTGGATAACTCATTAACCTTGCCTGTTCTCTAACAGTCAATAATCTATCTTCATAAGGGTGGATAAATCTACTCCTTCCCTTAACAGTTGGAGCTAATTTTTTTGGATGAAGCCTATACCAATTAAACATCAGCTTTTTCTTTCCTCTATATCTATATAAAGCCTCTCCCCACTCTAATTTTGAAATCATCTCCAATTTTTCTTTAGAAAGCTTTTTAATTTCATGGTTTTTTGCATCTTTTGGAATGTCTTTTAAAGCCTCCTCTACAATAACGATTTTATCAACCTTCTTCGGCTTTAATTTTATATTTGAGATAAACATCCTCGCCCTCT encodes:
- a CDS encoding 16S rRNA (pseudouridine(914)-N(1))-methyltransferase Nep1; protein product: MYNIILAKSALELIPEEIKNKIKKSRVYKYGILDSNYHYKAMKYLKDREMRGRPDIIHISLLNILDSPINHEKKLNIYIHTYDDKVLKINQKTRLPRNYFRFLGVMEKVLKGEKNPLIKMEEKTLEDLLNEINAKKIALMTKKGRLTNPKYLKEFDTFIIGGFPYGKLNINKEKVSGEVEELSIYDKGLMAWTVCGIICYSLSF
- a CDS encoding DUF7839 domain-containing protein, encoding MKKRNITEFQVLSEIIRKQPHIKQKEIAENLGITVQAVSEHIRNLVKEGYVKSRGRGEYVVTEKGLRKLKNWISEFKDYLDEINSAVYRYKDIWPAIADDDIEDGDTVYLFMKNALLYASKEPKGEAKAKALYGGKKGDDIAICEIKGIVDVPKGRVVVFKIPPEVVGGSRVVDFDLIKDNIKDLDNYVIATMGTVAYVVANKLGFKPDIRFAVPEAIVSACNRGCNVVALITGKMAEKVIKKLDNAKISYTVLDATKNK
- a CDS encoding adenylosuccinate synthetase; its protein translation is MTCTIIVGGQWGDEGKGKIISYICDKDKPSIIARGGVGPNAGHTVNIGGKSYGIRMVPTGFPYKEAKLAIGAGVLVDPEILLKEIEMLKDFNVGERLIVDYRCGIIEEKHKIMDRKDEHLAKEIGTTGSGCGPANVDRVLRILKQAKDIEALKDFLGDVSEEVNNALDKGDNVLIEGTQGTLLSLYYGTYPYVTSKDTTASSFAADVGIGPTRVDEVIVVFKSYPTRVGAGPFPTEIPLEEAEKLGIVEYGTVTGRRRRVGYFDFELARKACRLNGATQIALTGLDKYDKECYGVTEYDKLSEKAKEFISKVEEATGVPVTIVSTGPEMHQTIDLRSEKL
- the surE gene encoding 5'/3'-nucleotidase SurE is translated as MDILIVNDDGIYSSSLIALYKALKEKFEDANITIVAPTNQQSGIGRAISLFEPLRMTKVRLAENIFGYAVSGTPTDCVILGIYQILKKVPDLVISGINIGENLGTEIMTSGTLGAAFEAAHHGAKSIASSLQMTSDHLKFRELDIPINFEIPAKITARIAEKYLKYDMPCDVLNINIPENATLETPIEITRLARKMYTTHVEERVDPRGRSYYWIDGYPIFEEKEDTDVYVLRKKGHISITPLTLDTTIKNLDEFKEKYGKILCEK